The following proteins are co-located in the Billgrantia tianxiuensis genome:
- a CDS encoding AtuA-related protein — MPHAEVNVPASPAKGHSVPLHRLAHARAGDKGDRLNLALFAFEPRHYETLVEQVTEERVLALFAHRGASRVRRYLMPGLAGMNLVIDDVLQGGVNGALNLDGHGKTLSFLLLGMSVVVENDNA, encoded by the coding sequence ATGCCGCACGCTGAAGTGAACGTGCCCGCAAGCCCAGCCAAGGGTCACAGCGTACCGCTGCATCGCCTGGCCCATGCCCGTGCCGGCGACAAGGGCGACCGGCTCAACCTGGCGCTGTTCGCCTTCGAGCCGCGCCACTATGAGACGCTGGTGGAGCAGGTCACCGAGGAGCGTGTGCTGGCGCTGTTCGCCCATCGCGGGGCGAGCCGGGTACGCCGCTACCTGATGCCGGGCCTTGCCGGCATGAACCTGGTGATCGATGACGTGCTGCAGGGCGGGGTCAACGGTGCCCTCAATCTGGACGGGCACGGCAAGACGCTCTCCTTCCTGCTGCTGGGCATGAGTGTGGTGGTCGAGAACGACAATGCGTAA